GCTTGAGGATCTGCTGCAGCCGACGATGGACGAGATCGACGCCATCGCCTCCAATGGCGGCGTCTCGCGCGGTGTGCTGACGGGCTTTAGCGAACTGGACGAGGTGACCAACGGCCTGCATCCGGGGCAGATGATCATTGTCGCGGCGCGTCCGGGAGTGGGCAAGGCGCTGGCGCTGGACACGCCGCTGCCCACACCGGCCGGTTGGACCACGATGGGCGACGTCGCCGTCGGCGATGAGTTGCTCGATGCCGACGGCTTACCGACGCGGGTCGTCGGAGCGACCGGCGTCATGTTGGGCCACCCGTGCTATCAGATCGAATTCTCTGACGGCACAATCATTGTCGCCGATGCCGAACATCAGTGGCCGACCGGCCATGGGATCCGAACCTCAACTCAATTGCGTTGTGGGCTGGACACGATCGCACCGACCGGCTCCGGGCTGCGCTGTGCCGGAGGTCGGCCCACCGCCACGCTGGCACCGGTATTGCGGGTCGTCTCGGTGCGCCGGGTCCCCAGTGTTGCGGTGCGCTGCGTCGAGGTGGACAACGCCGCGCATCTTTATCTGGCCGGCCGCGGCATGGTGCCGACCCACAACTCCACCCTCGGGTTGGACTTCCTGCGGTCGTGCTCGATCAAACACCGCCAAGCCAGCATCATCTTCTCCCTGGAGATGAGCAAGTCCGAGATCGTGATGCGGCTGTTGTCGGCGGAGGCCAAAATCAAGCTCTCCGACATGCGTTCGGGCCGAATGACCGACGACGACTGGACGCGCCTGGCCCGGCGGATGAGCGAAATCAGCGAGGCGCCACTGTATATCGACGACTCACCGAACATGACCATGATGGAGATCCGCGCCAAGGCGCGCCGGCTGCGGCAGAAGGCCAACCTGCGTCTGGTGGTGGTCGACTACATGCAGCTGATGACCTCGGGCAAGAAGCACGAGTCGCGGCAGGTCGAGGTGTCGGAATTCTCGCGGCAACTCAAGCTGCTTGCCAAAGAACTCGAGGTTCCGGTCGTCGCGATCAGCCAGCTCAACCGCGGTCCCGAGCAGCGCACCGACAAGAAGCCGATGTTGTCTGATCTGCGCGAGTCGGGAAGCCTCGAACAAGACGCTGACGTCGTCATTCTGCTGCACCGGCCGGACGCCTTCGACCGTGACGATCCACGCGGCGGAGAGGCGGATTTCATTCTCGCCAAGCACCGTAACGGTCCGACCAAGACGGTGACTGTCGCACACCAGCTGCACCTGTCGCGGTTCGCCAACATGGCTCGGTGAGCTAGGTCAATGGTTTGCAGGGTCTCACGAACCGTGCCGGAATGTCAGGAATGATGGCGGAGTGATGGCGGATGCGCCACGTTCGTGAGACACATGGGTTGCTCATTGCCAAGGGTGCGTCGACGCCATGTGACGGGCAGGTCACCAAGGCAGTCCGATCCGATTGCAGGGCCGAGGTGATCGCCATGGGCCGCAGCAGAGACAAGGCGTCGACAACTCGTCGTCAGACAGATCGGCATCCGCTACGCAGTCTGCGAACCTCCGTGCTGGGACAAGGGATTTCATTTCCTCGGGGTGACCTCACACAATTTTCGCGCACTTGTTCTTGGGCAACCGGCGTCCATGGCATGGTTGCAGTCGACGGACATAGGATTGGCGCCGCTGCGCGCGGATGATCGAATGTGGCGCCCGGGACAACTGTGGGCGACGTTGGCCCCGTTCAGAAGCCCTGTTTGGCGACGTAGTCATCGTCTGGATTGACCGCAACCACATTGGCGCCGTTGCCCACGGAGACGACGCCGAGCCATACACTTGCCGCGTGAACATCAGCAAGGTCATTGTCGGTGCAGCGATAGCCCCTGTCCGGGCCGGCGTCGCGGTGGCCGACGCCGGACTCGCCGTTGCGGCCATGGCGCTCGGGGCTGTGAAGCAATCCTTGGGCGAGGAAGGCCCGAAGACCGTTGATCCGATTACCGACCTATTTCCGTTGCGCGGCGCAATCATAGGCGCGAATCGAGTTGCCGAATTGACCGAAAACGACCGGGCGATGGGACGCGCTCTGGTCCGCGGCGGGCCGGCGGACAAGCTGATGCGTCCGGGTGGGGTTGTCGACCTGTTGACCGCGCCCGGCGGTTTACTCGATCGGGTATCCGTTGAAGGCACCGCGCTAGAGCGGATCCTGGCGCCCGGTGGGCTTGCAGATCGGCTGCTCGCTGAGGACGGGCCGGTCGAGCGGATGTTCGCGGAGGACGGCATTATCGAGCGGATGTTCGCCGAGGACGGCGTCATCGACAAGCTGCTGGCTAAGAATGGACCGCTCGAACAATTTACCGAAGCCGCTGAAATCCTGAGTCGGCTGCAGCCCGCCGTGGAGACGTTGACGCCCACCGCCGCCACCCTCGAGTCTGCTGTCGATACCCTCAACAGGATGGTCAACACACTGAGTGGCATCACAGACCGCATTCCGCGGCGGCGTTCGGCGCGGCCGACTGTGCGCTCGAAGCGCAACATGGACCAGGATGCCGTCGATCAGTGAGCCGACCGGCTCACTGACTCACCACCGCTGAATTCGGCGGCCGACCCGCCACCCGCTCAGTCACAGCAGCGGCATTTTGGTACCTAGCCCTGACCTGGCCCCGGGCACCCTGGGCCACGCGCCCTCCGCGTGGCCCAGAAGGGATTCTTGAGCTTCATGGAAGGCGGCACGCTCGACTGGTTGGATCACCGGGCATCAGCCGGAAGCATTTGCCCCCACGCGCACCTATCGCGGATCTGTCGCGGCCGCGGTATGTCAATGGGGCCAATTCACTTGGTGCATCAAGCATTCCCATCAGGGCGCATTTGCGACATGGTGTCACCGTGACGAATCGAGGGGACCACTGAGCCGCACTCGGAATGGACGGCCAAGGGGCTGCGCGAGCCTGCTGCACGCAGTTGTCAGACGCTACCGCGGCGATCATGGGCGGCGGAAAAACCCTCGCTCCCGCGTCGATACCAATAGTTGGTATCCTCGGGTCTGTGGGCAAGAATACGTCGTTCAGCCTCGATGAGCATTTCAGCGCGTTCATCGAGGAGGAGATCGCGTCGGGCCGATACCGCTCGGCCAGTGACGTCGTGCGTACTGCTTTGCGATTGCTTGAAGATCGTGAGACCCGGCTGCGCGCACTGCGCCAGGCACTCATCGCTGGTGAACAAAGTGGCAAGTCAACACAATTCGACTTCGATGATTTCGTGGCGCGCAAGCAGGCTGAGAAACCTCGCCACGGGTGAGCCGGTATGTACTTTCGCCCGCCGCACGCGCGGATCTAGAACAGATCTGGCATTACACCTATGAGACGTGGGATGGCGATCAGGCCGAGAAGTACGTTCGTGAGATCCAGCGGGCAATCGAACGAGTCGTTGACAATCCGATGACCGGAAGGGCCTGCGACGAGATCCGCCCCGGCTACCGGAAGCACCCTGTCGGATCGCACACGCTGTACTACCGGATTGCCGGCGCCGACATGATCGATGTGGTGCGCATACTCCACCAACGGATGGATGTCGACCGCCAACTCGACTGACCTATGCACCGCGGTGCCGAAGCCAAGACGCCGCGGGACTGCCGGTGGACACGGATCGCTCGCAGGAAATCAACCGGACCGTGAGACGAACTGGGCGGAACCGCGGTACGACGACCGGGAGCGTCGCAGGTCGCGACGGGCGTGAGTTGCCGCTCGTGGCGAGAACCCACATGGGTTTGCTTGTGCTACTACGAACGAGCAGAGCAGTAGACGGGGTAGAGTCCCGATACTGATTTCAACCATGCGGGACATGCAATGACTGCCACCATCGACCCGGCCGAGTTCTTCGGCGACGCGGCCATCCAGGACCCTTACCCGCTGTATGCCCGGCTGCGGTTCAGGGCGGCGTTCATCGCGTCGGAGATTCGGAGTTCTATTTGGCCAGCAGCTGGGCGGCGATCACCGATGTGGTCAACCGGCCCGAGCTCTTCTCGTCGAATCTGACCGCGACCATGACATTCACCCCCGCGGGTGGCGTCGTCCCATTCCCGATGGACGGCGTGGGCGGCCACCGCTAAACGCGTGCCGGGTTTGCAGCCGCTGATCACGCCGGTATTCGAAATCCTCTGGGCCACAGCAGCTTACGACGGCACCATCGAGTGGATGGATGCCGTCGCCAACCGGTTGCCGATGAGCGTTGTCGCCGACCTGATCGGTGTCCCCGAGGCCTATGCCGACCAGCTGGCGCGATGGGGTTATGCCAGCACCCGACTGCTCGACGGGCTGATGTCGGCCGACGAGCTGGCCGCGTCGATGGCCGCGATTAGCGAGTTGAACGCCTACATCACGACACGTCTGCGGGAGGCCGCGACCAGCCCGCGTGACGACCTGATCGGCGTGCTGGCGAAAGCGTGCGCTGCCGGCGAGCTCGACGCCTTCACCGCACAGCTGATCCTGGTCTCGCTGTTCAGCGCTGGCGGGGAGTCGACGGCATCGCTGCTGGGCACCGCGGTGTCCATTCTGGCCACCGATGCGGCGCTGCAGCGGCGGCTCCGCGACCAGCCGGATCTGCTCGGTGTCTTCATCGAGGAGACCCTGCGGCTGGAGCCGCCGTTTCGCGCGCACTACCGCCATGTTCTGGGCGACACCGAACTCGCGGGTGCCGCGCTGCCGAGGAACTCCCGGGTGCTGCTGCTGTGGAGCGCGGCGAACCGCGATCCCGCTCATTTCGAGGCCCCGGACGAATTCCGGCTGGACCGTCCGATCAGCAAGGGGCACATGAGCTTCGGCAGAGGCGTCCACTTCTGCCTGGGGGCGCCGCTGGCCCGGCTCGAGGCCGCGACCGTGCTACGGATGCTGCTGGACCACGCGAGCCGCGGTTCGGTCGGACCCGGCAACACGAGACTGCTGTGGCGTTGTTCCCAGACCGAGCGACACCATCCGGTTGCGCCGGTTCCAGTGGAGACGATCAACCCGGACGACGCCTGCCGTTGGGCACGGCCGTCAGACAAGGAGAGCGTATAGCGGGCGGTTTGATGGCTGGCATGGCCGACGAAGATCTCGTTGACGGCCAGTAGTTGCTGCCCGTCATCGGTCACGGCCTCGACCATGGTCCGCGGCTCAACATCGGCGCCGCCTTGCCCCGCGGCCCGGATCAGCGCACCGGCGTGGCCGGGGGCGTGCGGCACCAGGACCCCGGCGTTGCGATCCGGTTCCGGATTGACGCCGATCACCGGCTGACCATCAAGGTATTTGGCGGCGTTGGCCACCAGCCCGTCCTGCCCGACCACGATCACGATGTCGCGGGGCTCGAACAGAAATCTGGGCAGATCTGCCCGTTCGACGCGGCCGCGTCGCCAGTCCGCCGCAATCGCGGCGGCGACGGCGGCCAGGGCCGATTGGGTGCGGGTGTGCCGGATCTCGAGTTCGTCGATGCTGCGCCCGCGGCTGGACAGGAAGAACGCCGCCTGCCCGTGGGTACCGTGCCGGGCCAGGGCATCGTCGAGTTCGGTGCGCCGATGCCACCACCGCCCTGGGTGGAAGCGTCATTGCCCACCCGCCCCGAGTCGGGCCAGCACCGGTGCTAGCAGATCCGGCGTCAACACCAAGTGCTCGATCTTGGGCAGGTTGGCCGCCAGTTCCTTGACCGCCAGGCCCAGCAGGGTGGCCTCGGACAGGTCACGATAGGCGGCCAGCCGCGCGGACTCGGCGGCCGCCTTGGCGTCGCCGACCAGCCGAGTGGCTTGTGCCCTAGCCTCGGCCAGCTGGACTTCGCGGCGGGCCTGCGCTTGGGTGGCGATCGCGTCGGCTGCCCAAGATTCCTGAGTTTTCAACCGCTCGTTGGCGCCGTCTTGGGCCACCAGCTCCTCTTCGCGGCGCGCCAGTTCGATCTTGGTTTGGAGTTCGTTCTCGCCGATGGCGCGTTCCCTTTCCACCGCCAGTGCCCGGCGCTCGAATGTGGCGCGGTCCGCCTCCTGCTGGACCTGTTCGCGGGCCGGGGTCTGCAGGGCGCGTTCCACCTCCGGCTCGGGGCGAATTGCCACCACGCGAACGCCGATCACCGCGATGCCGGTTTCGGTGAGTCGGGTGTCGGTGGCGAGCCCCTGAGCCATCCGGTCGCGTACCGCGCTGATTCCGTCCACCAGCGCCGTGGCCAGCATGGTGCGGGCCAGCAGGTCGAGCCCGTGCTGCTGAGCGGATTGGGTGAGCATTCCGGCCACCTGCTCCAGCGGGGCCGCACGCCAGTAGCCGGTGTTGGTGTCGATGGAAAAATCGATACGTTGGGCGGCCAGCGCCGGGTCGACGATGCGGTAGGTCACGGAGGCCTGGACGGCCACATCCTGGAAATCGGCCGTCGTGGCGTGGAACAGCAGCGGCAGTTCGCGGTCGTCGAGCGGAATCTCTGACATCGCCGCGGTCAGCGGCAGAAACCAGAACGCCAGTCCGGGCCCGTCGTGCACGAGCTTTCCTCGGCGCAGCGCCCGGATGTGCGCGGTCGGTTCAACGCGTAGGTGACGTAGCAGTGGATAGTGGTTGATGACGGCCATGGCGGCCACCTCCTTCGGGTTATCGTCTTGGTGACGATAAGGGGGATGCTTTTCGTCAATCCGACGATTAGTCTGCTTTGGTGCCGCGTTACGAGTTGAACGACTATCCACCGGTGGCGGTGACCGTCGACCTCGTGGCATTGACGATCCGTGACGACACGTTGTGTGCGTTGGTGGTGCGCCGCGGGCAACCGCCCTACGCCGGCCGCTGGGCCTTACCCGGCGGATTCGTTCGCCCCGGCGAGGACCTTGACGAGGCTGCCGCCCGTGAGCTGATGGAGGAGACCGGTGTGCCGGTCGACCGCCTACACCTGGAACAATTGGCCAGTTATGGTGCACCGCAACGTGATCCGCGTATGCGGGTGATCACGGTCGCGTATTTGGGCCTGGCACCAGACCTTCCGCTACCGTCCGCGGGCGGCGATGCTGCCGGCGCACGCTGGGCACCGGTGGCCGAACTGATGACGGCAAGGCTCGCATTCGATCACCGCCAGATCCTGGCCGACGGCGTGGAACGGGCACGCGCCAAGCTCGAGTACACACCGCTGGCGACCACGTTCTGTGCGGGTGAGTTCACCGTCGCCGAACTGCGCCGGGTGTACGAGATCGTCTGGGGCACCGAGCTGGACAGCCGGAACTTTCACCGCAAGGTCACCGGAACCGAGGGGTTTCTCGTTCCCACCGGGCGAACCACTACCCGTGACGGAGGCCGTCCGGCGCAGCTGTATCGGCCGGGCGAACTGCGGTTCCTGCACCCCCCGATGACGCGTGCCAGTATCCCTGAACGCGGCGCGGGCGGGTGACAATCGCGTGGGCGACAGCGAGTCCGGTCGATGACGCGCCGTGACTTCGAATTCAACCGCCGATCGTCCACATTTTCCCGTGGCGCGCGCAATCTCACGCGTGCCACGGATGCGGGCGGCCCGCATATTGGGCACGCGGTGTCGTATTCGCGCCACGGGAAGGGCTGCCGGTGGACCGGCAAGGCGCCCTGGCCTGTCGTCCAGGATTGGCGTTTCTTACATGGCGGCACTATTTTACTGGCGTGATGTCAATAGCAGCTGGTGCTGTCGCTCGGTGGATCACCCCTTTTCTGGCGGTTGCGACCGTCGCCGGCCTGGTTTCTGCCGGTTCCGTGCATGTCGGTGCTGCCCCCGAGGTGCGTCTGGTCGATGCGGGAAACCCGCTCGCTGGACAACCCTTCTACGTGGACCCGGCGTCGGCGGCCATGGCCGCCGCGCGTAACGCCAATCCGCCGAGTCCGCAGCTGACCGCCGTCGCCAATACCCCGCAGGCGTACTGGCTTGACCAGGCATTTCCTGCCGGTTCGGTAGGTGCGAGGGTCGCCGGATACACCGGCGCGGCACAGGCTGCCGGCAGCATGCCGATTTTCGCGCTGTATGGGATTCCGCATCGCGACTGCGGTAGTTACGCGTCCGGCGGGTTCGCGTCGGGGGCGGACTACCGCCAGTGGATCGACAGCATCGCCTCCGGCCTGGGCGGCTCGCCTGCGGCGATCATCGTCGAACCCGATGCGCTCGACATGGCCGATTGCCTGTCGGCTGACCAGCGCCAGGAACGCTTCGATCTGATCCGCTATGCAGTGGACACGCTGACCCGCGATCCGGCCGCGGCCGTCTACGTCGACGGCGGACATTCGCGCTGGTTGAGCGCCGAGGAAATCGCCGCCAGGCTCAACCAGGCCGGTGTGGGCCACGCACGGGGTTTCAGCCTCAATGTCTCGAACTTCTTCAGCACCGACGAGGAAACCGGTTACGGCGAGGCGGTTTCAGGGATGACGAGCGGTGCGCACTACGTGATCGACACGTCGCGCAACGGCGCCGGGCCTGCGCCCGACTCCGCGCTGAGCTGGTGCAACCCCGGCGGCCGCGCGTTGGGCACCCCGCCCACCACGGCTACTGCGGGCGCGCACGCCGACGCCTATCTGTGGATCAAACGTCCCGGCGAATCCGACGGATCGTGCAACGGGGGCCCTTCGGCGGGTCACTTCGTGAGTCAGTACGCCATTGATCTGGCCCAAAACGCGGGCCAATAAGACCACCCGGGGCAGCCAGCCGCCACTGCAGGTCAGGTGCGACGGTATGGCCAAGACAGATCCGCGACGGCGTCGGGTGAGAAACGACCGGCATTTCACCGTTTGACATGGGTGCGGTCGTGGGCCGGGATACGCCGAAGAAGGCGCCCGTTCAGCAAGCGGTGGTTGGGACGCGCGCAACGAGCGCAACGGGGACCTATCCGTGGGATGGCGTGGACGTTGGATTAGCGTGGCCAGGTGCTGGCTACGGTCGCGGTGGAGAATTACCGTTCGCTGCGCCAGGTGGTGGTTCCCCTGGGTCAACTCACCGTCGTCACCGGTCCCAACGGCAGTGGCAAATCCAACCTGTATCGAGCGTTGCGCCTGCTGGCCGATTCGGCCCGCAACGGCGCGGTGGCGGCGCTGGCCCGCGAGGGCGGATTGCGCTCGACGATATGGGCGGGCCCGGCAGTGATCGGTAAGTCAGTACGCCAGGGGCGTCATCAGACACAGGGGACGGTCCGCACGGAGTCGGTCAGCCTCAAACTGGGCTTTGCCGGTGACGATTTCGGCTATGCCCTGGACCTCGGGCTGCCCATCGCCACCCGCACGGCGTTCGGGCTCGATCCGGAGGTCAAGGTCGAGGCGCTGTGGGTCGGTCCGGTGTGGCGCCCCGCCACCGTGACAGCGCAGCGCGGTGGCCCGACCGCGCGGGTGCGTGACGGGGACGGTGGCTGGCACCTGATTGCCGACGTGCTGCGGCCGTTCGACTCGATGCTCAGTGAGCTGGCGGATCCGGTGCGAGCACCGGAGTTGATGCGGCTGCGGGAGCGGATGCGCAACTGGCGCTTTTACGATCATCTGCGCACCGACGCCGACGCGCCCGCGCGCCAGCCCCGAATCGGCACGCGCACAACGGTATTGGGCCATGATGGCGCAGACCTGGCCGCGGCCTTGCAAACGATTCGCGAGATCGGCGACGATGAGGCGCTCAGTGAAGCCATCGAGCGCGCGTTTCCGGGTAGCAGTGTCGATATCCGCAACGCCGATGGCCGCTTCGAACTCGTGCTGCACCAGCCGGGGATGCTGCGGCCACTGGGCGCTGCCGAGTTGTCCGACGGCACCCTGCGATATCTGCTTTGGGCCGCGGCCCTGCTGACACCACGTCCACCCCAGCTGCTGGTGCTCAACGAACCCGAGACCAGCTTGCATCCCGAGTTGTTGCCCGCCTTGGCATCGTTGATCGCCACAGCAGCCGAGTACAGCCAAATCATCGTCGTCACCCACTCGGAACCCCTTGTCGCGACCCTGCAACGGGCCGCGGACGTGCACACCGTGCGCCTGATCAAAGAACTCGGTGAGACACGCATTGCGGGCCAGCGCCTGCTCGACCAACCGCCATGGCATTGGCCGCCGCGCTAGCTTCGCTTGGTGAGGGCGAAGTTCACAATTAGATCAAGTTGCGGTTCAGGCCGCGGTGAGTGCTGCGTTTGTGAATTGATTGAGGTGTCGTTCGAGTTGGCGCCAGGCGATCGCCAGATCGCTGCGTTTGGCGAGATCATCCGTTGGGAGCCTTGGGTCTAACTCGGCCAGGCCGGGTGCGAGAACACGTCCGTAGACCTTGGTGAACAGCACCGCGACGCGGCGGCCCAGCGGGGTGAGTTGGTAGCGGTGGTGGCCCGGCAGCCTGACGATGAGCCCCTTGCGTTTGAGCCGGCGCAGGTCATATGTGGCTTGGCGGCTTGTGTAGGAGCAGCCCAGCAAGGTGGTTACCGCTCGAACCAGGGCTGGGTTGTCGAACCCGGCGAGCAGATGGGTGAATCCGACGATAGCGGCCAGCACCGCCATCACCCGCGGATCCCCGAACCGCAGTCCGGGGGCATGTTGACCGTCGATCTGTGAGGGTCGGGTCACCTCGGTGAAGGTGGCCACATCCGGAGCGGGCCGGGCATCGGTGGCTTGTGCGTCGCATAGACGCTGGTTGGCATGCTCGCCAACCGCCCGAAGGGCCTTCCAGTTCTCGGCGGTCACCCGCCGACCGATGCCAAAATCGCGGGTGTCGCAGATGACCGTCTCGGTGCGCAACGCCCGATGCTCCTTGAAGTATTGCTTGATCCGACTCGACTTGTAGTAGCAGCTGATCTGCGGATCCACACCCTTGGTGATCACTTGGGTGCGCCAGGTGCCCGGCGTGCGCGAGCTGATGCGCCGGTCGAAGATCAGCGACACCTTCTCCGGGCGTCCGATGTCGAGGTGGTCACGGATGAGCTGTTCGAAAAACGATCGCCCGGCCGCGGGCCGGTCGAACACCCGGGTATCAGAAACCTCGAATTGGCGAAACGCCAGTTCGTAGACGTAGCCCGCACGCAAGTCATCGCGGGTGAACGGCGATGGCAACAGCTTTTGCCAGCGCCAAAAGAAGCTCTTCACCGCGCCCGACCCCAGTCGGTCGCAGATGCGCTGCAGCGCGGCGGGGTCCTCGCAGTCGCGGAACCCGTTGTCTAGAGCGGTGTAGCCGATGCCCAGCCGGTCGCATTGCCGTTGCGCCCAGGTGTGCCCGTTGAGCCAGATCCACACCGGCCACGGTGCGTAGGCATTGGTCTTCCAAAACGCGCCACCCCAGTCGGGATCCCACAGGTAAAAGTAGAAATGATTAACAAAGCCCATCTGGCGAGCCCACTCCATGTGCGGATGAGCCACATGCTCTTGGCCCTTGGCCTTCCACGAGCGCCATATCGGGGTCTTTTCCTGCGCGATCCCGATCAACACCACCCGCCCCTCGCCGCCCTCCCTTTCGGCTTCCTCGATCAATGGCCGCGCGATCTCCTCCTTGTTCTCGCCCTTGGCGAAGCGGCGCACCGGGATCGCGTTCGCCTTAGCCCACCGGTGCACCTCGGCGACGTAGG
The nucleotide sequence above comes from Mycobacterium pseudokansasii. Encoded proteins:
- the dnaB gene encoding replicative DNA helicase — encoded protein: MAVVDDLAHPGMDAPPPSEDFGRQPPQDLAAEQSVLGGMLLSKDAIADVLERLRPGDFYRPAHQNVYDAILDLYGRGEPADAVTVAAELDRRGLLRRIGGAPYLHTLISTVPTAANAGYYASIVAEKAVLRRLVEAGTRVVQYGYAGAEGADVAEVVDRAQAEIYDVANRRLSEDFVPLEDLLQPTMDEIDAIASNGGVSRGVLTGFSELDEVTNGLHPGQMIIVAARPGVGKALALDTPLPTPAGWTTMGDVAVGDELLDADGLPTRVVGATGVMLGHPCYQIEFSDGTIIVADAEHQWPTGHGIRTSTQLRCGLDTIAPTGSGLRCAGGRPTATLAPVLRVVSVRRVPSVAVRCVEVDNAAHLYLAGRGMVPTHNSTLGLDFLRSCSIKHRQASIIFSLEMSKSEIVMRLLSAEAKIKLSDMRSGRMTDDDWTRLARRMSEISEAPLYIDDSPNMTMMEIRAKARRLRQKANLRLVVVDYMQLMTSGKKHESRQVEVSEFSRQLKLLAKELEVPVVAISQLNRGPEQRTDKKPMLSDLRESGSLEQDADVVILLHRPDAFDRDDPRGGEADFILAKHRNGPTKTVTVAHQLHLSRFANMAR
- a CDS encoding type II toxin-antitoxin system ParD family antitoxin → MGKNTSFSLDEHFSAFIEEEIASGRYRSASDVVRTALRLLEDRETRLRALRQALIAGEQSGKSTQFDFDDFVARKQAEKPRHG
- a CDS encoding type II toxin-antitoxin system RelE/ParE family toxin, which translates into the protein MSRYVLSPAARADLEQIWHYTYETWDGDQAEKYVREIQRAIERVVDNPMTGRACDEIRPGYRKHPVGSHTLYYRIAGADMIDVVRILHQRMDVDRQLD
- a CDS encoding cytochrome P450 codes for the protein MPGLQPLITPVFEILWATAAYDGTIEWMDAVANRLPMSVVADLIGVPEAYADQLARWGYASTRLLDGLMSADELAASMAAISELNAYITTRLREAATSPRDDLIGVLAKACAAGELDAFTAQLILVSLFSAGGESTASLLGTAVSILATDAALQRRLRDQPDLLGVFIEETLRLEPPFRAHYRHVLGDTELAGAALPRNSRVLLLWSAANRDPAHFEAPDEFRLDRPISKGHMSFGRGVHFCLGAPLARLEAATVLRMLLDHASRGSVGPGNTRLLWRCSQTERHHPVAPVPVETINPDDACRWARPSDKESV
- a CDS encoding SPFH domain-containing protein, whose amino-acid sequence is MAVINHYPLLRHLRVEPTAHIRALRRGKLVHDGPGLAFWFLPLTAAMSEIPLDDRELPLLFHATTADFQDVAVQASVTYRIVDPALAAQRIDFSIDTNTGYWRAAPLEQVAGMLTQSAQQHGLDLLARTMLATALVDGISAVRDRMAQGLATDTRLTETGIAVIGVRVVAIRPEPEVERALQTPAREQVQQEADRATFERRALAVERERAIGENELQTKIELARREEELVAQDGANERLKTQESWAADAIATQAQARREVQLAEARAQATRLVGDAKAAAESARLAAYRDLSEATLLGLAVKELAANLPKIEHLVLTPDLLAPVLARLGAGGQ
- a CDS encoding NUDIX hydrolase; protein product: MPRYELNDYPPVAVTVDLVALTIRDDTLCALVVRRGQPPYAGRWALPGGFVRPGEDLDEAAARELMEETGVPVDRLHLEQLASYGAPQRDPRMRVITVAYLGLAPDLPLPSAGGDAAGARWAPVAELMTARLAFDHRQILADGVERARAKLEYTPLATTFCAGEFTVAELRRVYEIVWGTELDSRNFHRKVTGTEGFLVPTGRTTTRDGGRPAQLYRPGELRFLHPPMTRASIPERGAGG
- a CDS encoding glycoside hydrolase family 6 protein, with the translated sequence MSIAAGAVARWITPFLAVATVAGLVSAGSVHVGAAPEVRLVDAGNPLAGQPFYVDPASAAMAAARNANPPSPQLTAVANTPQAYWLDQAFPAGSVGARVAGYTGAAQAAGSMPIFALYGIPHRDCGSYASGGFASGADYRQWIDSIASGLGGSPAAIIVEPDALDMADCLSADQRQERFDLIRYAVDTLTRDPAAAVYVDGGHSRWLSAEEIAARLNQAGVGHARGFSLNVSNFFSTDEETGYGEAVSGMTSGAHYVIDTSRNGAGPAPDSALSWCNPGGRALGTPPTTATAGAHADAYLWIKRPGESDGSCNGGPSAGHFVSQYAIDLAQNAGQ
- a CDS encoding AAA family ATPase yields the protein MLATVAVENYRSLRQVVVPLGQLTVVTGPNGSGKSNLYRALRLLADSARNGAVAALAREGGLRSTIWAGPAVIGKSVRQGRHQTQGTVRTESVSLKLGFAGDDFGYALDLGLPIATRTAFGLDPEVKVEALWVGPVWRPATVTAQRGGPTARVRDGDGGWHLIADVLRPFDSMLSELADPVRAPELMRLRERMRNWRFYDHLRTDADAPARQPRIGTRTTVLGHDGADLAAALQTIREIGDDEALSEAIERAFPGSSVDIRNADGRFELVLHQPGMLRPLGAAELSDGTLRYLLWAAALLTPRPPQLLVLNEPETSLHPELLPALASLIATAAEYSQIIVVTHSEPLVATLQRAADVHTVRLIKELGETRIAGQRLLDQPPWHWPPR